The following proteins are encoded in a genomic region of Leptospira yasudae:
- a CDS encoding DUF883 family protein, with amino-acid sequence MTSKAEDFNEEVESLKDKAKRITGKAREEYLEHVSDLKEKIKQISGDTSERAKQIIDETGTYIKENPQKAALIGLGVGLGIGLLVGMLIRRK; translated from the coding sequence ATGACATCCAAGGCGGAAGATTTCAATGAAGAAGTGGAGTCCTTAAAGGACAAAGCGAAACGCATCACCGGCAAAGCGCGCGAAGAATATCTCGAACACGTTTCCGATCTTAAGGAAAAGATCAAACAGATCTCGGGAGACACTTCCGAAAGAGCGAAACAAATTATTGACGAAACCGGAACTTATATCAAGGAAAATCCGCAGAAGGCGGCTTTGATCGGACTCGGAGTGGGACTCGGAATCGGACTTCTCGTCGGAATGCTGATTCGCAGAAAATAA
- a CDS encoding 4a-hydroxytetrahydrobiopterin dehydratase yields MNDRELQDLKEKIPSGWEVRFRESVPFLYKTYSFNKYMGGVEFVNALANIAERMDHHPDLFLTYRKVAVEIFTHSKNTVTELDLRFVQEAEKVYKV; encoded by the coding sequence ATGAACGACCGCGAACTGCAAGACCTGAAAGAAAAAATTCCTTCGGGTTGGGAAGTGCGGTTCCGGGAAAGCGTCCCCTTCCTTTACAAAACGTATTCGTTTAACAAATACATGGGCGGAGTCGAGTTCGTAAACGCTCTTGCGAACATCGCCGAACGGATGGATCATCATCCCGATCTCTTCCTAACGTATCGGAAGGTTGCGGTGGAGATTTTCACCCATTCCAAAAACACAGTAACGGAACTCGATCTTCGTTTTGTGCAAGAGGCGGAGAAAGTTTATAAGGTTTAA